Proteins encoded together in one Lathyrus oleraceus cultivar Zhongwan6 chromosome 5, CAAS_Psat_ZW6_1.0, whole genome shotgun sequence window:
- the LOC127085998 gene encoding uncharacterized protein LOC127085998 produces MEWKKCYLDVILVPLAILLSIGYHVWLWYNVRTHPHTTIIAINANGRRNWVAAMMKDNEKKNILAVQTLRNTLMGSTLMATTSILLCSGLAAIISSTYSVKKPLNDTVYGAHGEFMEALKYVTLLTIFLFSFFCHSLSIRFINQVNILINTPQDSMSLVTPSYVSEMLERGFTLNTVGNRLFYSALPILLWIFGPVLVFLCSLTMVPLLYNLDFVLTKGKMDPNENRDFV; encoded by the exons ATGGAATGGAAGAAGTGTTATTTGGATGTAATATTGGTTCCATTGGCAATTCTATTAAGCATTGGTTACCATGTTTGGTTGTGGTATAATGTTAGAACTCACCCACATACAACTATCATTGCCATCAATGCTAATGGTAGAAGAAATTGGGTTGCGGCTATGATGAAG GATAACGAGAAGAAAAACATCCTAGCTGTTCAAACACTAAGGAACACACTAATGGGTTCAACCCTAATGGCCACAACCTCCATTCTCCTCTGTTCAGGCTTAGCAGCAATCATAAGCAGCACCTACAGCGTCAAAAAGCCACTCAACGACACAGTTTATGGAGCACATGGAGAGTTCATGGAAGCACTTAAATACGTCACACTTCTAACTATTTTCCTATTCTCATTCTTCTGTCATTCTCTATCCATAAGGTTCATAAACCAAGTGAATATCCTAATCAACACACCGCAGGATTCAATGTCTTTGGTGACACCATCTTACGTTAGTGAGATGTTGGAGAGAGGTTTCACCTTAAACACTGTTGGAAATAGACTCTTCTATTCAGCACTTCCTATATTGTTGTGGATTTTTGGACCGGTTTTGGTGTTCCTGTGCTCTCTTACTATGGTTCCTTTGCTTTATAACCTTGACTTTGTGCTTACCAAGGGAAAGATGGATCCAAATGAGAATAGGGATTTTGTTTAA